A genomic window from Ruminiclostridium cellulolyticum H10 includes:
- a CDS encoding glycine-rich domain-containing protein, whose product MGRSFGESFVRPKGEKVQGTPVKVNYTGSCKIVTESASRGYIECTSSGTLSFEGRLPAKLDVFLVGAGGGGSSSGSSYVGGGGGASGYTKTYYGVTPTTPVTIYVGSGGTAGSSGGSSTYTGLTPAAGGNGATSSNGANGGSAGGGGMILSTSAWSSGGVAGSNGGNGTPPYYNTGSSGAGSNGTGQGTPTTDFWGRIHAGGGAGGAGGNTSTGVGASGDPGISSFTAGSGSAGQMGSVGVMGCAGGNGGGGYGGGGGGGGYGSSNRGTGGTGGSGIVIVRWGYPT is encoded by the coding sequence ATGGGTAGAAGCTTTGGGGAAAGTTTCGTAAGACCAAAGGGTGAAAAAGTGCAAGGTACACCTGTCAAAGTTAACTATACAGGCTCTTGCAAAATTGTAACAGAAAGTGCTTCAAGAGGCTATATAGAATGCACTTCCTCGGGTACGCTTTCTTTTGAAGGGCGGTTACCTGCAAAATTAGATGTGTTTCTGGTTGGTGCTGGTGGTGGCGGTAGTAGTTCTGGAAGTTCATATGTAGGGGGCGGTGGGGGAGCAAGTGGTTATACAAAGACTTACTATGGAGTAACTCCTACTACTCCCGTAACTATTTATGTGGGTTCAGGAGGAACAGCGGGGTCTTCTGGAGGTTCTAGCACCTATACAGGATTAACCCCCGCTGCTGGTGGAAACGGAGCAACAAGCAGTAATGGAGCAAATGGGGGAAGTGCCGGTGGGGGAGGTATGATTTTATCTACTAGTGCATGGTCTAGTGGTGGTGTGGCTGGTTCTAATGGCGGCAACGGTACTCCTCCTTATTATAATACTGGTTCTTCCGGAGCCGGATCCAATGGTACAGGACAAGGTACACCTACTACAGATTTTTGGGGTAGGATACATGCAGGGGGTGGTGCTGGAGGTGCAGGAGGTAATACTTCAACTGGTGTAGGAGCGTCTGGAGACCCCGGGATATCATCTTTTACAGCTGGGTCTGGAAGTGCTGGACAAATGGGTAGTGTAGGAGTCATGGGATGTGCCGGAGGTAACGGTGGTGGTGGATATGGTGGAGGAGGTGGTGGAGGTGGTTATGGAAGTAGTAATAGAGGAACTGGAGGAACAGGTGGATCCGGTATAGTAATTGTTAGATGGGGATATCCAACATAA